One window from the genome of Cricetulus griseus strain 17A/GY chromosome 2, alternate assembly CriGri-PICRH-1.0, whole genome shotgun sequence encodes:
- the Eif3d gene encoding eukaryotic translation initiation factor 3 subunit D isoform X2, with the protein MAKFMTPVIQDNPSGWGPCAVPEQFRDMPYQPFSKGDRLGKVADWTGATYQDKRYTNKYSSQFGGGSQYAYFHEEDETSFQLVDTARTQKTAYQRNRMRFAQRNLRRDKDRRNMVQFNLQTLPKSAKQKERERIRLQKKFQKQFGVRQKWDQKSQKPRDSSVEVRSDWEVKEEMDFPQLMKMRYLEVSEPQDIECCGALEYYDKAFDRITTRSEKPLRSIKRIFHTVTTTDDPVIRKLAKTQGNVFATDAILATLMSCTRSVYSWDIVVQRVGSKLFFDKRDNSDFDLLTVSETANEPPQDEGNSFNSPRNLAMEATYINHNFSQQCLRMGRERYNFPNPNPFVEDDMDKNEIASVAYRYRRWKLGDDIDLIVRCEHDGVMTGATGEVSFINIKTLNEWDSRHCNGVDWRQKLDSQRGAVIATELKNNSYKLARWTCCALLAGSEYLKLGYVSRYHVKDSSRHVILGTQQFKPNEFASQINLSVENAWGILRCVIDICMKLEEGKYLILKDPNKQVIRVYSLPDGTFSSEEDEEDEEEEEEEEEEEET; encoded by the exons ATGGCGAAGTTCATGACTCCTGTGATCCAGGACAACCCTTCCGGCTGGGGCCCCTGTGCAGTTCCTGAACAGTTTCGGGATATGCCCTACCAGCCTTTCAGCAAAGGAGATCGGCTGGGGAAG GTTGCAGACTGGACGGGGGCCACGTACCAAGACAAGAGGTACACAA ACAAGTACTCCTCTCAGTTTGGTGGGGGAAGTCAGTATGCATATTTCCATGAGGAGGATGAGACGAGCTTCCAGCTAGTGGACACGGCGCGCACACAGAAGACTGCCTACCAGCGGAACCGGATGAGATTCGCACAG CGGAACCTCCGTAGAGACAAAGATCGCCGGAACATGGTGCAGTTCAACCTACAGACCCTGCCCAAGAGTGCCAAGCAGAAAGAGAG aGAACGAATTCGCTTGCAGAAAAAATTCCAGAAGCAATTTGGAGTGAGACAGAAATGGGACCAGAAGTCACAG AAACCCCGAGACTCTTCAGTTGAAGTTCGCAGTGACTGGGAGGTGAAGGAGGAGATGGATTTTCCTCAACTGATGAAAATGCGCTACTTGGAAGTGTCGGAGCCTCAAGACAT CGAGTGCTGTGGCGCACTGGAGTACTATGACAAAGCCTTTGACCGCATCACCACGCGGAGCGAGAAGCCTCTGCGGAGCATCAAGCGCATCTTCCACACCGTTACCACCACAGACGACCCTGTCATCCGGAAG CTGGCAAAAACGCAGGGCAATGTGTTTGCCACTGATGCCATCCTAGCCACACTGATGAGCTGCACACGCTCTGTGTACTCCTGGGACATTGTAGTGCAGAGAGTCGGGTCTAAACTCTTCTTTGACAAGAGGGACAACTCTGACTTCG ACCTCCTGACTGTGAGTGAGACAGCCAATGAGCCCCCTCAAGATGAAGGCAATTCCTTCAACTCACCCCGCAACCTGGCCATGGAGGCCACCTACATCAACCACAACTTCTCCCAGCAGTGCCTGAGAATG GGGAGAGAAAGATATAATTTCCCCAACCCAAACCCATTTGTGGAGGATGACATGGATAAGAATGAGATCGCCTCTGTTGCTTACCG TTACCGCAGGTGGAAACTTGGAGATGACATTGACCTTATCGTCCGCTGTGAACATGATGGCGTCATGACTGGAGCCACTGGGGAAGTGTCCTTCATCAACATCAAAACACTCAATGAGTGGGACTCCAGG CATTGTAATGGCGTTGACTGGAGACAGAAGTTAGACTCTCAGCGTGGAGCTGTCATCGCCACTGAGCTGAAGAACAACAGCTACAAGTTAGCGCGGTGGACCTGCTGTGCTTTGCTAGCCGGATCTGAGTACTTGAAGCTCGG ATATGTGTCCCGGTACCACGTAAAGGACTCCTCACGCCATGTCATCCTGGGCACCCAGCAGTTTAAGCCCAATGAGTTTGCCAGCCAGATCAACCTGAGTGTAGAGAATGCCTGGGGCATCCTACGCTGTGTCATTGACATCTGCATGAAGCTGGAGGAGGGCAAGTACCTCATCCTCAAAGATCCCAACAAGCAAGTCATCCGCGTCTACAGCTTGCCTGATGGCACCTTCAGCTCTGAGGAAGacgaagaggatgaggaagaagaggaggaggaagaggaag aggAAGAAACTTAA